The genomic segment TAGTGATTAGCGCATGCCCTCCACCTATGGCATACCGCACAAGATACAACTCCTTCCTCATCATATGTCGCCCTCCTTGTTGATTGCTTGCCGCCAACCATGGCGGTTGGATTGTCTAGCGTGCGGCTTCCTTGAGCGCCGCGATCACACCATAGTACGGCTCCATGATCACCATGTGGTCGCAACCGGCTAGCTCCTCATCACTGGCGGCAACATACACGGACCGGCTTGTCACTAGCATACAATCGCCGCCATGCCCCGGATCGGCAACCCGCTCCTCAGAGTGAAGGCGCCTAATAGCTACAATATGGTCAAGGTGTACGGTTGCCTTGCGCTTCTCGGTTGCTACCAAAACTTCCGTCACTTCCATAAACTTCCCGAACACGGTTGGCCGGACCATGGTCTCGGTTTCCGCCGCCGCCTGTCCCTGAGCATAGCCTAGGTCGTAGGCCACATGTTGCCCGATTGCATGGCGCTCGCCGCGATAGCCATCCATAAACCCGAATTCCTTAGCCCTTGATGCATCCGACACTAGCCTATCCCCCCTTGTTTTAAGATGTCTTACCTGAGGACCTTTTCTGTCATCCCCTGGCAAGCAACAAGCCGGCTACCCTTAACAGCCGGCTTGTTGCTTGCCGCCAACCGGTATGGTTGGCGGCGGATTGTGACTAGCGCTTCGGGAAGTAGTTAGCTAGGCAATCCTTGCCCCGCCAATAGGCGTCAAAGACCGTGCTAAAGGGTTTACCCTTGTCTACCCCATTGGAGCTTGCCTTGCCGCGATTGTAGCCGGCTTGGTAATCCGGGCAATTGCCAACATTGCCAACCGTTTCCGGCCGGTATCCATTGCGGCCATCAACGACACCCATGGTGTACGGCTCGAACCTGATGGCGGTCGTGTCCTTGGTATGTTGCGGCAATCCATTGTTGCCTTCTAGCTCGGCGGCTCGCCTATGCGCATAGCCGCAAATAGGGCAATCGTACGGCATGTTACGCTCCTCTTCTTGTTTTGATTGCTTGCCGCCAACCGGTATGGTTGGCGGCGCCGATTCTAGCTAGCCATCCATCGGACTAACGGTTGCAATTGTGCCACTAGGGCCTCATAGCGCGCGGTGATCTCGGAAAGCGTGTCATCTTGCGGGTTAGCCATGTTACGTGCCACGTACTCCCGCATGGCTAGGCCATCAATCAAGCCGGCTAGGTATGCCTCCTGCGCGCCCTTTGGTTGCTCGCTAATCGGGTTGCCATCGGTATCCATGGCATCATCTACAAATGCGGCCATGGTAGCTAGTGCACCCTCTTTGCTTAGGATATCCATAGTTGTATCCCCCCTGTTTTAAGATGTCTTACCTGAGGACCTTTTCTATCATCCCCGGCAAGCAATAAGCCGGCTATTGTCAAGGATTAGCCGGCTTATTGCTTGCCGCCAACCATGGCGGTTGGCGGCCAACTAGCCATCTAATCCTTGCTAGGCGGGTAAGTAACAATACCGCAAACGCGGCACCGTGTAGGGATAATGCTTTCGATCTCCCGAACATCTTCACCCCGCTCGATTGCTAGCGCGGCATGATAGGCGCAAAGCATAGCACCGTCTTGCTCCCGTACGTAGGCCTGCATGTTACACCCTCCTTATTGATTGCTTGCCTTAAAGCAAGGATAACCGGGCAATCAACTTGCCCGGTTATCCTTGCCGCCAACCATAGCCGTTGGCGGCAATAGGTGATCCACCCCGCCTAGCTACCCTATTAACTTGTGCCCGGCTTGCCAACCGGTTGCCTTTTGGCCTACCAATTGCAAAGCAATCCCCTTTACTTGTTTGGCCGGTTTACACTACACTTGTCACGCTACACTTACTACACTACGCTTATCGCTTTACACCTAGCCCACACGTGCATGCCCGGCGACACTACGCCTACCGTGTGATTTAATGGGGTGCAACCGGGCACACCGTGTATCCCTACTATGTCTATCTTGCAAGGCGCCGCAAGGTTACAACGCCTTGCACGGGTGTTACCCCCCCTTTTGGCCGCGCTAGGCGGTTGCCCGCCTAGCCGTTAGGACACGTATCGTACGTATCAAAGCCGCGTTAACTTACGTAGTGATAGACATAACAAGCCGCTAGCTTGCCATACCGCGGTGGGCTTTACAAGCCCTTTGCCCGATTTTATCGTTATCCCCTACTAGGTGCCACCTACCGGTATCTTGCACCTACCGGCTAAGTTGTAAATGTGCCACCGCATGCGGTTGCATGCTTTGCGGCCTTTGTGGCAACCGCCACGGTACCGCGCTAGCGTTGGCGCCTTGCGGCGCGCCAACCGGTTGCACTACGCTTGTCAACTTAAGGTGCTACGTGTATCTTAGCGGCGCTTTATTAGATTAGTATAAGATTGCCCTAAACAACGCCTAAACGAATCAAACCGCGTTTGAATCGCGGTTGGCGCGCATGATAAGGACAATGCCGCAATCGCGGCGCCGCAACCGGATTCAAACGTCGTTTGGTGAATCCCACGGCCGTTGATTTCTTTAGTCAACAACATAATTAAGTGCAATGGTCAACTATCGCGCAAACGACAACATGCGCCGCGCATGATTGCCATGGGTGTGGCGGCGCCGCGCGCGCGTTCGAAATTTTCGAAATTTTCGAATTCGTCGATGGCTAGGCATGCACGGGTATAATCCAGATTATGCCTATAATCTGGCGAGGCGGGGCGGGGGCCGGGATTGTGGCCGCGAAAACGTCCCCCCAATCCGGAACTACCGGCTAGACAACGGTGCACCCGGTTAGTACAATGGGTGGGAGATTTCACTCGGAGGGGAGGTAATGCAGTTTGATGTAGTCAAGGAATGGGGGGCATTTGTCGCGGTGTCCCTCGCCGTCCTCGGTGCCGTGTATAGCCACGGCCGGTTCCTTGCCGGTTTATCCTCCGGCGTCTCCCACCTCGGCCAATCGGTAGCGGTGCTCCAGACAGAGCGGGTCGCGACGGCGCTCAAGCAGGCGGAGCTTGATCAGCGGTTGTCGCGGGTTGAGACTAAGCTCGAGGTCGTGTGGGCCTCATATCTTGATGAGATCGGCCGGCGTGATGAATCGGTGTCGGCTCCCCTTCGACTCAATCCCCAAGGTGTCGCCATTGCCCGCTATCTCAAGGACCTCGTCAAGGACGTGCCTTTTAGCCCTGACCGCCCGGTGTCTGATCTTGTGCTCTTTGAGATACCGGATCGCGTTGGTATCACTCAACTCAGAAAGGCGAGTCAAGACCTTGGGGTGCCGTTGGGGGACGTGCTATCGGTATGCAATGTGATCGCGGAGTATGGCGTGAGCGCTTGGGAGCGCATCACGCGGGAGGAGCGGGTATCGTGAGTGACAAGGTATTACGCTGGGGGAGCTTGATCGTGCGGCACGCGCGGCCACACTTACTATCCCCGGCGTTGGTAGCAGGCCTCATCGAGGTCGAGAGTGGTGGTGATCCGTTGGCGGTGTCGCACCTAGGAGCGGTTGGCCTAATGCAGATTCTCTCCGCTGATGTAATGGAGGGCCGACCGACCAAAGAGGTCTTGAAGGACCCCGACTTCAACATCAAGTACGGCTGCGATCTCCTTGCGGCGTTGCGCGCCCGTTGGGATACGCAGGCCGGGATGCTCGCGGCCTACTTTGGCGCCATTGATGGCAACGGCCGGCCTAATGACTCAAGCGATGGCTCCGGCGTGGACGGCTGGGGTTACGTTATGCTCGTGGAGCAGGCCGCGATGCGCTACTACGGCCTGAACAGCCGGGTCGATAGTGATTATGCGCAATATGCGCCGCACACCCACACTTGGCGGGAGGCCGCGGAGAACCTGAAAGGCATTGCCACGGATGCCCTTGAGGCCGGCCGGCGATTGCGCGACCGTAGCCGTATGGCCCTCGACAACTGGCCGGCGCTCAAAGATCACATGGAGCGGCTGTACTCTGAGATCGTTGACGCCGGGCGGAGCGGCGCCAACCTCGCTAAGCAGAACGTGGATGACTGGGGTGCCCGCTAGGCGCTAGCCTAGATAATCCACAAAAGGAGGAAACGAAGTGGAACCGGAGACTATCGCCCTCGTATTGCTCGGGTTGCTATCGCCCTTGCTCATGGCGGTGTTCAAGGCGTTCGTCTGGAACGTGAGCGACCGCCCGGCGCAGATCGTGACGGTGATCTTGTGCTATGCTATCGCCGGCTTTGCCGTGTGGTGGCAGGGCGGGATAAACTCTATTGATGAGCTTGTGCTTGCCGGTGGCCCGGTATCGGCCCTTGCCCTTGTTCTTCATCGCCAACTAAAGCAGTACTTCACAAGCGATCTGGACACGGGCTAAAGTCTCGGCACGCAGCACGCAGCACGCGGAAATACAAAACCCCGGCCAACCGGCCGGGGTTCATTGTTTGGCTATCATGGTAGCGGGCACTCTATCCCCTCAACGACAACTCCGGAATCCACGTACGCAACGCCATCGCTGTTTCTTACCCGCACAACGCAGTTTACCCACGCCGCTGCCGCATTTATCTTATGTCGCACGATTAGAAACTCATAGGCGCCCGATCCGCTGTGGTAAGGACTAGAACTCCCGCCGATATCATCACTTATCCGCACTTGCACTTGATTTGCAGCGCTCGCCTTCACCCATATTCCGAAACACGCCCATCGGCCCGCTATCAAAAGAAGGTCGGCAACCGTCTGATAGAAGTCGGTGTCCGCGCCGGCACGTGTTACGGCTGCACAGAAACTGCCTCTCCTGCGCTCTGCTGCATTTTGTGCGACACTTGCCCCCGCGCCTACTTGCAGCCAATTATCGGGCGGCACGGCGCCCCCACCTGACCACGTCTCCATATTCCAGTTAAGCAACAAATTAGATAAGGAGACCCCCGTAGGCCAAACAGGAGCGGCGCCAAGGACAAGGCCGCCGGTCGCCATTTCTATCCGGTTGCCGCCGCCGGATAGATCGTTGACAAGCGTGGTGCTATTGTGCTGATGTAAGCCAAGAATCAGATTGCCGAACGTGTTGGGCTCAAACTGAATCGCGGTCGTAATGTTCTCGACGGTGAGGCCAATGACTTGATTCTCTCGGGCGGAGTAATGCCATGACCTTGTTCCATCATCGAAGTGAACACCAATAGTCCCGGCAGTCTTTGCGGGGTCGTTAATAGTCGTGCGCACTAAGGTATTTGCGAAACCCTTTTCTAGATGTATGCCTTTGCTGCCAACCAGCCCGGCTAGGTTAATGCGTAAGTCCTCGATTAACGACTCATCGGCACTAGCATTATTGTCCCCGTCGTTGCCGGTTAACATTAGATTCGTGAGGTTATTAGATAGGTAAATCTTGCGCAGATGATTCTGTATTGCCGCAACATTCACACCGCCGCCACTTATCCGTAACCCGGTACCGGCGGTGAATCCCGATATAGACACGTTTTCAATCATACACGCGCTCGGAGACGAGACATTAAGACCTATACCGTTAACAGCACCCGCTCCCGCTCTAATTGCCACGTTTATCAGGCCGGCTCCTGATCCCACTCCTAAAGTACCGTCCCCGATCTCTACACAAGCATCTCCTGCGACATTAGAGATGAGCTGCGTTCCGTTCTCTCCGTAGCTATTACCTACCCCAATCAAGAACACGCCGGTCGGGATTACGAGCTTGCTGTTTACATCGCTAGCAATGGGACCAAGTAAAACGCCGGTAGTGACACCTAATGCACCGGCAGCATCAAGGGCATCTTGAATCGAGTCGAATAGGTCAGAGTGGAAGAGCCATTGCAGTCTAACAAGACTTGTGCCGTTGAATCCTATGATATCCCCCTGAACTGCGCCGTCGACTGAGAATATCAACTTCCACGTCGTGCCATCATCCCAATAGATGCCCGGTGCCACATCGGTAACACGCACTATCCGGCCGGCTTTACCTGCCGGCGGCAAGAAGGCCAGCTGAAAGCTAGGCAACGGCTCAAGGACACGCATCAAGTTGCTCATGACTCACCTCGTTACGTGACGATTGCCTGCCAGCCGAATGTTAACCCTCCGGCGCCGGGGTCGGCTGTGCAATGCACGGTGAATTGTGTGGCGGTGATCGTGTCCACCCACATATGTCCCGGCGGGTTGGTCGTCGTTCCGGACGGGGTGATCTTGATATCCTGCACTGCCGGCGTGAGGCTTAGCCCGTGATTGATCACGACGCTGGTCGCCGCATTCGGGATAGTGCCCGTGCCCTTGGCCTCGGTGTTGTATCCCTTGTTGTTCCGGATGAAGCAATTTGTGTCGCCGGAACGATTGAGGCCGGTGTTTAGATTGCCGCGCAGGTGATTCTCGGTGAATTGGCTTTGCTGCAAGACTCCGCCGCCGCCTGCGTACACGAGCATGCCATAACGCTGAGTCTTGACCCCTTGGTCATCCCAGCACCGGTTGCCTTGCGCCTTGCACTCCTCGATCACGCCGGCCGCGCCGGTTGCCGCAAACGCGATGCCATCGCTGTTCGGATCAACCTGCGCGCTATTGCTTACGTGGTTGCGATCAACAGAGATCTCCGATACCGTCTTATCGGTGGCCTCGACATAGATACCATGCTCTCCGGAGCCGCGTACTCGGTTGCCTTGCACGGCGATATCGCGCAGGTTGCTGGATGCGCCGTCTAGGTGGATGCCGTAGCCCACGCTATCCCAAACGCCATTCTTGGCAATCGTGATGCCATTCGGCGGGGTGCCGTGCGTGCCGGCGGTAACTTTGATGCCGGCGTTGCCTTGCGCCTCCCTCACCTTGTTGTCATTCACCGTCGAGTTTATCACGCCACCACCTACCACGATACCCACGAGCGTCGCGTTCTTGATGCTATTGCCCTTCACCGTGCAATCCAGCACGTTCATTGACGGGGTAGTAAGACCGATTATGATGCCGTGGCCGGCGCAGTTTCTTACTTGATTGCCGAGCACCACACAGCCCTCAGAGTCTTGTGTGCCGTTGGGTGCATACACCGCGATGGCATCGCTATTGTTGCCATCTACCACGTTGCCGATAATCCGGCCGTCAACCGTGGAATTAACGTCAACGCCCTGCCCGCCCACAGCGCCAATATTGCAGCCCTCAACGAGCACTTTCGTACACTGCCGGCAAAAGACACCGCTTCCATTGTTGCCACTAGCTCTCACATCACGCACGATCAAATTGGTCACGATGCGCATATCGACCCAGCCGCCCTTATCGCTGCCGGTGAATGCCGGGCCGGTGAAACGGATTGCTAGGATGCGAATGTTGCTGTTGCCGCCCACCCAATCAACGTTCCTCATAACGGTGAGCACCGGAACGCCTATCCAGTTCAAGATCGACTGATCACCCAAGCCGATGATGATGCGATTCGAGGGCACGGTGAGTACGGCACTGATATCAAACGTGCGCGGCGGGATAAAGATCGCGGGCGCGTTGTCGAGGGCATCCTGAATCGCCGCATTGTTCACAGATGCCGCGGCGCTCGAGCTTGCCCCGAATTCCTCGATGTTAGCAATCTCTCCCGTGAGACTAAGCCATTGACTGCCGTTGTCGAGCATAATACCGCGAGCACCGTCGGTGCGTACAGCGACACGACCGCGTCGGGAGGCGCGCGGCAAGTATTGCTCTGCAAACGCCGGCAACGGCTCAAGGACACGCACTAGATTACTCATGACTCACCCCCACATCGGCAAGAACGGATGCTGTGCGTAAACCTGATCGTCCAGCACGCCGCCATCGGGCTTGAAGTACCGAAAGGCAATCTTCGCATGCTGATTAGGCGCCGTGCGCCATCCCATCCAGCGGTGCACGACAACATCCGGCACGCCGGACTCGAGCAAGCCGGTGATTAGCGCGCGCCGGATGCTATGCCACCCCTCACGCTCCCGCGGCAAGCGCACGTAACCTGTCATAAGGCGGGTGAACATCTTGTGCACGCCGTCCACCCCGATCTTGCGCCCGCCAAAACGCAGGCGCTTACTAAGCACCGGCGGTATCCGGTGCTCACGCTTCCGCCCGGTCTTTACTGTCTGAACGACGAGCTTCTTTCCATCGCAGCCCGCGGAGATTACCGCGGCGATCTCAGCAGCGCGCAATCCGTAGACCGTTGACAAGGCCACCGCGACGACAGCTGAGCCAGCCACCGGCTTCATTGTCTTGATTAGCCCGGCGATATCCTGCACACCCATTACGATGCCGCCCTCATCTTCCTGTGGCAATCCAAGGTGCAGATCCCGGCGCTGCAACGGCCACGGCAAGTTATTTGCGTGGAACATGGCCCGCACGCCGCCTAGGATCGTATGGATGCTCTGCTCTTTGTAGCCGGCGAGCACCAGCTTGTCTACATATGATAACACGTCCTCTCGAGTGTAAGCCGGCCGGGCGCCAAGGACGGCTAGAAATCGCCTTGACTGGCCTAGGAACGCTGAGATCGTGTTCTCGCTGTAGCGTGCCCCTAGGCTCGCCCGCAAGCGTAATAGGTACTGGTACTCGAGAGTGCTATCACTCAAGGCGCAACCGTCCCGCGTACATTGAAATGCGTTGGCGCGCAGATAGTCCTGATACCAGTAGCGGCCGAATCGCCCGCGTCAAGGCATTGAGCGCGGTGTCTGGATAGAGATATAAAAGCGTTACGTTCTTGGTCATATTTTGTGGTATCTCACGCCAGAACAGGCCACCTACCAGATACCGTCCCCGCCACTTCCGTACGAAAGGCAAATGTCCTGCGCGCACACGATCAAGCTGGAGTATCCCGTCCCATACCGTCGTGGTATGCAGCGCCGGCCCGCACACGATGATATCTTTGCCGGTATGGATGCCGTGCCTTGTCTTCACTAGCCCACTCCTAATAGGGCAAGATGACCAACGGTGGCCGCGGGCGCCGCGGCGGCAACGTAGTATCGGCGGCGCGGAATCAACGGCCGATATAGCTCCCAGCGAGTCTGGGGGTCGTAGAGCTGACGCGCCTGCTCGACAGTAAGAGCGCGATTATAGATCCGAGTGTCGAAGATTGTGGCGTTGACAGAAGCGTTATCTAGGTTAGAGCGACCGATCAACGTAGGGTAGATGTTGTTGTACGTAATGGTACCTGAATAGGCTGCAGCAGTCACCAATTGTTGCACGCCATTGACGTAGTACCGCAAATTGTCGCCGCTGCGCCACGTACCGACTAGACAGTAAACTGTGTTTGCGCTAAGGACATACTGCCCAGCATCCCGAAAAACGTTACTGATCGTAACGAAGAACCCGCTTTGAGCACCACCTACAGAAGTGCTCTCTCGGAGTCCGTAACTCAAATAGGGAGGACCACCAGCAACCTGCTTGCCAACGTAAACTCCAAAGTCATCTTGCGAGCCAGAGCCGGTACGCACCCATGATACAAGTGTGATAGCGTTCGATGGTTCGCTGATCGCGCCCACGTTGATGTAGTCGCCGCCTACATCCTCAAACTGGATACCAACTCCTAGCTCGGCATTTGTGATGTGGATAGGGGTACCGCCGAATATGCCGTTTCTAGCCCTGCCGCTGTAATCGCGCAGCACGTTTTGCCCGCGACTACCGAGCGTCGGCCACCAGCCAACAAGGCCCTCGGCCTGCTCTGAATCCCTGTTGACCGTGAACGGTACGCCGGTCGGTGGCTTGCGATAAGGCCAGCCATGTTTGGCTAGTAAGAGAGACACTTACCGCCCCCTACTGGATTTCAGGCACGATGGGATCAAGCACGACATGACACTCTACGTCGTCAGAGTGAAACGCCGCGTTGCTCTCGTTCTTCACGATTAGCGTGCCATAGCGTTCGGTGGGGGCAAAGACACCGACTTCGCACACCTGCACGGTGGCTGTCGCCTCTGCCGTACACACGAAATTACCGATATGGATAAGCTGCCTCACACCGTTCGCCAAAGTGCCGCCGCCGCTGTATGCTGAGTCGGCACCCACCACGCCGCCGGGGTTAGCGTTGGCCGCCGTGCCCGACGGGCTAGGCGCCCAATATAGCTCGATAAGGTCCCCTGCGGTGGGCGTCGCCGCAATCTCGAATGCCGCGCGTACCGCGTAAAGCTCCGCCCGGTTGGTGCCAAGATCGACCTTAGTTGATTGCCGGGCCGCCGCGTCTGCCAAGCTCGCCAAGGAAATCTGGCAATCTAACTCTTGGCTCCCGTCACTTGTCTTGCGCAGGTCGGTAGCCGCCGCCGGGTTAAAATCCCCCGCGTGGTCTGCGAAGACTATTTGCAGGGGAGTGCCATCCATTTCTTGGACGAGAATCTTGTTTGGCATTGTTTACCCCCTTGCCGCGGTGACGTGCCCCGTGCGTACCCGTTCGAGACCGATTTCCTCAGCGCGGCTTCCTTTGCGAGTCTGGAGCACGATAAGATTGGCCCGTGTCGCGCTGCCGGCGCCGAACATGGCGGCCAGCGCCGTGCGGATGTTTTGACTGGCGATGCTTATCGTGCCGGCAGAGATAATGGTCAAGTATGTTTGCTTTTGGTCAGCAGTTAGCCCGGCAAAGTCAGCGGGCGCCGTGGCATCAAGAATCTCCCACGTTTGGATTATGTCTCGCGGCACGTTTCGCAGCGTCGGATCGTTGAGCCTTGCAGCGGCCGCATTATCCGACATGCCCGCGTACCCCCACCCCAAGGGGTCGTTTAGCAGCTCCTCTCGCAAAACGCTCATACTCACCCCTACGCTACTTTGCTCTGAAATCCGGTCACTGAGATATACACGGTATCCAGCGCCGCTGACACGTCGTAGGCCAGCGCCGTGTTGGCGCTAGTCTTGAACAATGGTTCATCAGACACGATGTTGGCACCGCTGTTCGCCGGCAATGGCACCGTCCAGAGCACGGCGCCCGCCGCACCGTCCCGGAAGTCGAGGTAGCCCGGCGTCGCGCTCGAGTTGTAAACCGAGTAACCGCGCACGTAGTTCTTGACACCGGCCACCGCGGCAAAGTTGGTAAACGCTGTGGCAACGCCATCGGCATTGGTTACGCGCTCGCTAACGAGATCGCCTAGCGCCGCGGATTGCCGAACGAGTATCGCCCCATCAAGATCGGCGTAGCCATCCGTACGATCACCGCTTGCAACAAGCGTCACCGCCTCAAGGCTAGATACCGCCTTGGCACCGATCTTGATCGGATTGCCCGCATCCACCGCGTCGTGGGCCACCGCGCCCACCACCTGAGCATTGAGATTAGCTGCTGTGGCCTGTACTATGGTTACGTCGCCGGACACCCTAGTCACGTCAACATCAAGGCCATTTGCTGCATCACCGGTGATTGCCACCGGCCCACCGGCGCCCGGCACGGCAAGACCAACCGAGACACGGTTCACGGTACCCGCGCCGCTGTCGAGGTCTAGCTCCGCAAATGTGATAAAGGCCACCCCGTCCGATAATCGCACGGCAACCGGCGTGCCTACCGGCGCATCAACGGTAAGACTACCGCCATTGTCGTCAACGCTCAGTAGACCGGTTGAGTCGTTGGCAATCGTGACACGGAGGGCGGTTGCCTCAGCTCCTCCTCCAACAACGGAGAGCGCGGCGTTATCAACCGTAAGAGAGCCGCCGTTATCGGACACCGGTACGGGATTGCCGACCCCTACGTCGGCATTGCCTACCTGGAGGTTGGCGTTGAGATTCAGATTGTCGTGGGTGGCCTGAACTACCGTCACGTTGCCCGACACGCGGGTTACGTCTACATCGAGGCCATTGGCGGCATCACCGGTGATTATCACGTGACCGCCGACGCCTGCTACGCCAAGGGCAACTATCCCGTGTGTGTCACCGCCCCCTAGGCTATCGAGATCAGCCTCATCTCCTAGGAAATCGGTGATACCCACATTGCCGATGGTATTTGCCCCGGCCGGCAACGAGG from the Dehalococcoidia bacterium genome contains:
- a CDS encoding right-handed parallel beta-helix repeat-containing protein, whose translation is MSNLVRVLEPLPAFAEQYLPRASRRGRVAVRTDGARGIMLDNGSQWLSLTGEIANIEEFGASSSAAASVNNAAIQDALDNAPAIFIPPRTFDISAVLTVPSNRIIIGLGDQSILNWIGVPVLTVMRNVDWVGGNSNIRILAIRFTGPAFTGSDKGGWVDMRIVTNLIVRDVRASGNNGSGVFCRQCTKVLVEGCNIGAVGGQGVDVNSTVDGRIIGNVVDGNNSDAIAVYAPNGTQDSEGCVVLGNQVRNCAGHGIIIGLTTPSMNVLDCTVKGNSIKNATLVGIVVGGGVINSTVNDNKVREAQGNAGIKVTAGTHGTPPNGITIAKNGVWDSVGYGIHLDGASSNLRDIAVQGNRVRGSGEHGIYVEATDKTVSEISVDRNHVSNSAQVDPNSDGIAFAATGAAGVIEECKAQGNRCWDDQGVKTQRYGMLVYAGGGGVLQQSQFTENHLRGNLNTGLNRSGDTNCFIRNNKGYNTEAKGTGTIPNAATSVVINHGLSLTPAVQDIKITPSGTTTNPPGHMWVDTITATQFTVHCTADPGAGGLTFGWQAIVT
- a CDS encoding LamG domain-containing protein; amino-acid sequence: MSLLLAKHGWPYRKPPTGVPFTVNRDSEQAEGLVGWWPTLGSRGQNVLRDYSGRARNGIFGGTPIHITNAELGVGIQFEDVGGDYINVGAISEPSNAITLVSWVRTGSGSQDDFGVYVGKQVAGGPPYLSYGLRESTSVGGAQSGFFVTISNVFRDAGQYVLSANTVYCLVGTWRSGDNLRYYVNGVQQLVTAAAYSGTITYNNIYPTLIGRSNLDNASVNATIFDTRIYNRALTVEQARQLYDPQTRWELYRPLIPRRRYYVAAAAPAATVGHLALLGVG